The following are encoded together in the Streptomyces rapamycinicus NRRL 5491 genome:
- a CDS encoding HD domain-containing protein: MTTDLDIAAGVKVPSTALAREATELIRDTTNELIYHHSRRVYFFGSLRGRGRDLSFDPELLYLGAMFHDVGLNEAFHASGRRFEVDSANEAKRFLQAHGVPEDSVRRVWTAIALHTTPGVPEFMEPEVALVTAGVEYDVLGIGYGDLAAEDREAVVALHPRPDFKNRILRAFTDGVRSKPETTFGNVKADVLEHFVPGFERGDFVRTILDSRWAE, from the coding sequence ATGACGACTGACCTTGATATCGCGGCGGGTGTGAAGGTGCCGTCCACGGCGCTGGCGCGCGAGGCGACGGAGCTGATCCGTGACACGACGAACGAGCTCATCTATCACCACTCACGGCGGGTGTACTTCTTCGGCAGTCTGCGGGGCCGCGGGCGCGATCTGAGCTTCGACCCGGAGCTGCTGTATCTGGGGGCGATGTTCCACGACGTGGGCCTGAACGAGGCGTTCCATGCCAGCGGCCGCCGTTTCGAGGTGGACAGCGCGAACGAGGCGAAGCGGTTCCTGCAGGCTCATGGTGTCCCCGAGGACAGCGTCCGCCGGGTCTGGACGGCGATCGCCCTGCACACCACTCCCGGCGTCCCCGAGTTCATGGAACCGGAAGTGGCCCTGGTGACGGCCGGTGTCGAGTACGACGTGCTCGGCATCGGATATGGGGATCTCGCCGCCGAGGACCGGGAGGCGGTCGTGGCGCTGCATCCGCGCCCCGACTTCAAGAACCGGATTCTGCGGGCGTTCACCGACGGCGTCCGTTCCAAGCCGGAGACGACGTTCGGCAACGTCAAGGCGGATGTCCTGGAACACTTCGTGCCCGGCTTCGAGCGGGGGGACTTCGTCCGGACGATCCTGGATTCCCGGTGGGCGGAATAG
- a CDS encoding ABC transporter substrate-binding protein — protein sequence MTLLGASVAAVSCGTATGNPSGKQTKKLRYQGWAGQVTVPELAEDLGYLGDVKLDWVGNTISGPQDIQSAATGQIDFGGAFNGAVVKLAANGAPITSVISYYGSDRHAYNGFFVLADSPIRSARDLIGKKVGMNTLGAHSEAMLDIYLKRHGLSKAEIGKVQPLVVPPVNTEQSLRQHQIQVGVLGDILRDKAVAHGGMRPLFTDVQLLGAFSAGTYVMTDRFLRQNPDTATTFVTGVARAIEWARATPREQVIARMTRIVRKRDRKEDATPLKYWKSFGVAETGGRITDKQLQLWIDWLEERGDIKRGKVTASDLYTNQYNDYRPGSPGSAASGSPAPSPATNRS from the coding sequence ATGACCCTGCTCGGCGCCTCGGTCGCGGCGGTGAGCTGCGGTACGGCCACGGGCAACCCCTCCGGGAAGCAGACCAAGAAGCTCCGGTACCAGGGGTGGGCGGGCCAGGTCACCGTGCCGGAGCTCGCCGAGGACCTGGGATATCTGGGCGATGTGAAGCTGGACTGGGTGGGCAACACCATCAGCGGTCCGCAGGACATCCAGTCAGCGGCCACCGGGCAGATCGACTTCGGAGGGGCCTTCAACGGCGCCGTCGTCAAACTGGCCGCGAACGGCGCCCCCATCACCTCCGTCATCAGCTACTACGGATCCGATCGCCATGCGTACAACGGCTTTTTCGTGCTGGCGGACAGCCCCATCCGGTCGGCCCGCGACCTCATCGGGAAGAAAGTCGGGATGAACACCCTCGGCGCCCACTCCGAGGCGATGCTCGATATCTATCTCAAGCGCCATGGACTGTCCAAGGCGGAGATCGGCAAGGTACAGCCCCTGGTGGTGCCCCCGGTCAATACCGAACAGTCGCTGCGGCAGCACCAGATCCAGGTGGGCGTGCTCGGGGACATCCTGCGGGACAAGGCCGTGGCCCATGGCGGCATGCGCCCGCTGTTCACCGATGTCCAGCTGCTCGGGGCATTCAGCGCCGGAACGTATGTGATGACCGATCGCTTTCTGCGGCAGAACCCGGACACGGCCACAACCTTCGTCACCGGCGTGGCCCGCGCCATCGAGTGGGCCCGCGCGACACCGCGCGAGCAGGTGATCGCACGGATGACGCGGATAGTGCGGAAGCGCGACCGGAAGGAGGACGCCACACCACTGAAGTACTGGAAATCCTTCGGAGTCGCCGAGACCGGCGGCCGGATCACCGACAAGCAGCTCCAGCTGTGGATCGACTGGCTGGAGGAGCGCGGCGACATCAAGCGCGGCAAGGTCACGGCGTCCGACCTCTACACCAACCAATACAACGACTACCGCCCCGGGAGCCCCGGGAGCGCCGCGTCCGGCTCCCCCGCTCCCTCCCCCGCGACGAACCGGAGCTGA
- a CDS encoding MFS transporter — MATTPVTEHDEPSTPPGAPATERERKRLHTKLKLATQIGQGIDGYIIGGIGLAMGAITDDLHLTSVEQGLVGAAPLIGIFVGGPLFGRLADRFGRRPVFLIDMLIFLVGSVLQFFVVDGTQLFLIRLVMGVAIGGEYAIGAPLLSEYAGRRGRGRLLASLEISWYLGYALATVVGALFTSVDGGWRWSLASSAVIALVCVALRGGIPESARWLLSQGRRDEAQALIDKYGIEVDVAAELDERDEVRRDGFRALFSRQHIRSTVFASVFWAALVLPYFAIGTFWTDVFEALHMGDNAVAALLVYSFTAVAGVTAGCLVVERIGRRKLLIPPFWITAACLALVAVWPSSTPVIVVGFLFFIFLNAASSALTAVYPLEVFPTSLRTTGVGFATAMSRVGAAIGTFLLPMGLDRFGAEFVLLVGAGVLVVGAVVSQFLAPETTDLDLARAARTAREGA, encoded by the coding sequence ATGGCAACGACGCCTGTGACCGAGCACGACGAGCCCAGCACACCGCCGGGCGCACCCGCCACCGAACGGGAACGGAAGCGGCTGCACACCAAGCTGAAGCTGGCCACCCAGATCGGCCAGGGGATCGACGGCTACATCATCGGTGGCATCGGCCTGGCGATGGGGGCGATCACCGACGACCTCCATCTGACCTCAGTGGAACAGGGGCTGGTCGGTGCCGCACCGCTGATCGGCATCTTCGTCGGAGGGCCGCTCTTCGGCCGGCTGGCCGACCGGTTCGGACGCCGGCCGGTGTTCCTCATCGACATGCTGATCTTCCTGGTCGGCTCGGTGCTGCAGTTCTTCGTCGTGGACGGCACACAGCTCTTCCTCATCCGGCTGGTGATGGGCGTGGCGATCGGCGGTGAGTACGCGATCGGCGCGCCGTTGCTCTCGGAGTACGCGGGCCGACGCGGCCGCGGGCGGCTGCTGGCGAGCCTGGAGATCAGCTGGTACCTGGGGTACGCGCTGGCCACGGTCGTCGGCGCGCTGTTCACCTCCGTGGACGGCGGCTGGCGCTGGTCCCTGGCGAGCAGCGCGGTGATCGCGCTGGTGTGTGTGGCCCTGCGCGGTGGCATCCCGGAGTCCGCGCGCTGGCTGCTGAGCCAGGGGCGCCGGGACGAGGCGCAGGCGCTGATCGACAAGTACGGCATCGAGGTGGATGTCGCCGCGGAACTCGACGAGCGCGACGAAGTGCGGCGGGACGGGTTCCGTGCGCTTTTCAGCCGGCAGCACATCCGTTCCACGGTGTTCGCCAGCGTCTTCTGGGCCGCCCTCGTGCTGCCGTACTTCGCCATCGGCACCTTCTGGACGGACGTCTTCGAGGCTCTGCACATGGGGGACAACGCGGTGGCGGCGCTGCTCGTCTACTCCTTCACCGCCGTGGCCGGTGTCACCGCGGGGTGCCTGGTCGTGGAGCGGATCGGCCGCCGCAAGCTGCTGATCCCGCCGTTCTGGATCACGGCCGCGTGTCTCGCCCTGGTGGCGGTGTGGCCGTCCTCCACCCCCGTCATCGTCGTCGGCTTCCTGTTCTTCATCTTCCTCAACGCCGCCTCCTCCGCGCTGACCGCGGTCTATCCGCTGGAGGTGTTCCCCACGTCCCTGCGCACCACGGGCGTCGGCTTCGCCACGGCCATGAGCCGGGTGGGCGCCGCGATCGGTACGTTCCTGCTGCCGATGGGGCTCGACCGCTTCGGAGCGGAGTTCGTGCTGCTGGTCGGCGCCGGAGTGCTGGTGGTCGGCGCCGTCGTGTCACAGTTCCTGGCGCCGGAGACCACCGACCTGGACCTGGCCCGCGCGGCGCGCACGGCCCGCGAAGGGGCGTAG
- a CDS encoding 4Fe-4S dicluster domain-containing protein: protein MIELVSAERCIACDKCVRVCPTNVFDRGPDGVPLLSRQEDCQTCFQCEANCPVDALFVAPVTHPLPDDRAVRDERHLDRTGLLGSYRRHIGWGHGRTPGALRAVGPRLPAPGGRPPAPPITS from the coding sequence ATGATCGAGCTGGTCTCGGCCGAGCGCTGTATCGCCTGCGACAAATGCGTGAGGGTGTGCCCGACGAACGTCTTCGACCGGGGCCCGGACGGCGTGCCGCTGCTCAGCCGCCAGGAAGACTGCCAGACCTGCTTCCAGTGCGAGGCGAACTGCCCGGTCGACGCGCTGTTCGTCGCGCCCGTCACCCATCCGCTGCCCGACGACCGCGCGGTGCGCGACGAGCGCCATCTGGACCGCACCGGCCTGCTCGGCAGCTACCGCCGCCACATCGGCTGGGGCCACGGCCGGACGCCCGGGGCACTGCGGGCCGTGGGCCCGCGGCTGCCCGCACCGGGCGGCAGACCGCCCGCACCGCCCATCACCTCCTGA
- a CDS encoding ABC transporter ATP-binding protein codes for MTVKIAFEQVRKVFPVQGTAGSRRAGEFTALDGIDLEISAGEFMVVVGPSGCGKSTLLDLLGGLARPTSGRILLDGEPVTGPGLDRGIVFQQYALLPWRTALGNVEFGLEATGVPRRRRAERAREYLDLVGLSGFEDRHPHELSGGMRQRVAIARSLAYDPDVLLMDEPFAALDAQTRELLQDELLRIWERTGKTVVFITHGIEEAVYLGQRVAVLTSRPGVVKEVVPISLDARTTADDVRSSPEFARHRHRIWSLLQDEVARAQQLEKESVPA; via the coding sequence ATGACCGTCAAAATCGCCTTTGAGCAGGTCCGCAAGGTGTTCCCGGTGCAGGGGACGGCCGGCTCCCGCCGGGCCGGTGAGTTCACCGCCCTGGACGGGATCGACCTGGAGATCTCCGCCGGTGAGTTCATGGTGGTCGTCGGGCCCAGTGGATGCGGCAAGTCCACACTGCTCGACCTGCTCGGCGGCCTCGCCCGGCCCACCAGCGGGCGGATCCTCCTGGACGGAGAGCCGGTCACCGGCCCCGGCCTGGACCGGGGCATCGTCTTCCAGCAGTACGCCCTGCTTCCCTGGCGCACGGCCCTGGGCAATGTGGAGTTCGGCCTGGAGGCCACCGGAGTGCCGCGGCGCCGGCGCGCCGAACGCGCCAGGGAGTACCTGGACCTGGTGGGCCTGTCCGGGTTCGAGGACCGGCACCCGCATGAGCTATCCGGCGGGATGCGGCAGCGCGTGGCGATCGCCCGCAGCCTCGCCTACGACCCGGATGTGCTGCTCATGGACGAGCCGTTCGCCGCCCTGGACGCCCAGACCCGGGAGCTGTTGCAGGACGAGCTGTTGCGGATCTGGGAACGCACCGGCAAGACGGTGGTCTTCATCACCCATGGCATCGAGGAAGCGGTCTACCTCGGACAGCGGGTGGCCGTCCTCACCTCCCGCCCCGGAGTCGTCAAAGAGGTCGTACCGATCTCGCTGGACGCCCGCACCACGGCGGACGACGTGCGCTCGAGCCCGGAGTTCGCGCGCCACCGGCATCGGATCTGGAGCCTCCTTCAGGACGAAGTGGCCCGCGCCCAGCAGCTGGAGAAGGAGAGTGTTCCCGCATGA
- a CDS encoding TauD/TfdA dioxygenase family protein, translating into MSTSTGFDIRRIGGRIGAEVLGVTLADVIDPALVSDLNSALLEHKALVFRDQHLDDAAQLRFASLFGELTTAHPTVPSVEGQPSILPVDAEGTRANRWHTDVTFVRTPPKLSTLRGIVVPPYGGNTLIANTGAAYRDLPRPLRELADTLWAVHTNDYDYAAPPRNEKAAEHRKRFVSRKYRTAHPVVRVHPESGERGLFIGGFAQSFVGLDPSESRDLLRIFQSYVIRPENIVRIAWSPGDVVVFDNRITQHYAPDDYGDLPRLLHRVTVAGDAPVGVDGERSHVLEGDEAGHYTPAAAA; encoded by the coding sequence ATGAGCACCAGCACCGGATTCGACATCCGGCGGATCGGCGGCCGGATCGGCGCCGAGGTCCTCGGTGTCACACTCGCCGACGTCATCGATCCCGCGCTCGTCTCCGACCTCAACTCCGCGCTCCTGGAGCACAAAGCGCTCGTCTTCCGTGACCAGCACCTGGACGACGCCGCCCAGCTCCGTTTCGCCTCCCTCTTCGGGGAGCTGACCACCGCGCACCCCACGGTGCCGTCCGTCGAGGGGCAGCCCAGCATCCTGCCGGTCGACGCCGAGGGCACCCGCGCCAACCGCTGGCACACGGACGTCACCTTCGTCCGTACGCCCCCGAAGCTGTCCACCCTGCGCGGCATCGTGGTCCCGCCCTACGGCGGCAACACCCTCATCGCCAACACGGGCGCCGCCTACCGGGACCTGCCCCGGCCGCTGCGCGAGCTGGCCGACACGCTGTGGGCCGTGCACACCAACGACTACGACTACGCCGCGCCGCCGAGGAACGAGAAGGCGGCCGAACACCGCAAGCGGTTCGTCTCCCGGAAGTACCGCACCGCCCACCCGGTCGTGCGCGTCCACCCCGAGAGCGGCGAACGCGGTCTGTTCATCGGTGGTTTCGCCCAGAGTTTCGTCGGCCTCGACCCGTCCGAGTCGCGCGATCTGCTGCGGATCTTCCAGTCGTATGTCATCCGCCCGGAGAACATCGTGCGCATCGCCTGGTCCCCGGGTGATGTGGTGGTCTTCGACAACCGCATCACCCAGCACTACGCGCCGGACGACTACGGCGATCTGCCGCGCCTGCTGCACCGGGTGACCGTGGCGGGCGATGCCCCGGTCGGTGTGGACGGCGAGCGAAGCCATGTCCTCGAAGGGGACGAGGCCGGCCACTACACCCCGGCTGCCGCCGCCTGA
- a CDS encoding FAD-dependent oxidoreductase produces MTTLDLTTDVLVVGGGPAATWAALKAARAGADVVLADKGYCGTSGATASAGTGVWYVPPEPAAREAAMASREALGGHLADRRWMTRVLDQTYESVNELADEARYPFPTGPDGRPLRNGLQGPEYMRRMRVRVRRTGVRVLDHSPVRELLADTSGAVAGATGYRRQARQPYRVRAGAVVLATGGCAFLSGALGCNVNTGDGALFAAEAGAELSGMEFSNAYAIAPEHTSVTKAAFYTFATFFHEDGTVLEGAASQGGRSVIARALLEEKVYCRLDRADAAARAAMRLAQPNFFLTFDRLGIDPFTQRFAITLIAEGTVRGTGGIRLTGDDCATTVPGLYAAGDAATRELICGGFTGGGSHNAAWAISSGGWAGRAAARHARSLSGGARTRWTVPVGGAGLRPTGTPGPADGFREVVAAVQGEVLPYRKNYLRHGDGLAASLRALDDTWHRLRATLYAGDGDAVRARQAAAMVAHARWMYTAALARTETRGMAKRLDFPAQDPGQHHRIVTGGLDRVWTRPEPLTTAPREVA; encoded by the coding sequence ATGACCACGCTCGATCTGACCACTGACGTCCTCGTCGTCGGTGGCGGCCCGGCCGCCACCTGGGCCGCCCTGAAAGCGGCCCGCGCCGGTGCCGACGTCGTCCTCGCCGACAAGGGGTACTGCGGTACCAGCGGCGCCACCGCCTCCGCGGGCACCGGCGTGTGGTACGTCCCGCCGGAGCCCGCCGCACGCGAGGCGGCCATGGCGAGCAGGGAGGCGCTCGGCGGTCACCTGGCCGACCGGCGCTGGATGACACGCGTCCTGGACCAGACGTACGAGAGCGTCAACGAGCTCGCGGACGAGGCCCGTTACCCCTTCCCGACCGGTCCGGACGGACGGCCGCTCAGGAACGGTCTGCAAGGCCCCGAGTACATGCGGCGGATGCGTGTGCGCGTCCGGCGCACGGGCGTACGCGTCCTGGACCACAGCCCGGTCCGCGAACTGCTCGCCGACACCTCGGGCGCGGTGGCGGGCGCCACCGGATACCGGCGCCAGGCGCGGCAGCCGTACCGGGTCCGCGCGGGTGCAGTGGTCCTGGCCACCGGCGGCTGCGCGTTCCTCAGCGGTGCCCTCGGATGCAACGTCAACACCGGTGACGGCGCCCTGTTCGCCGCCGAGGCCGGAGCCGAGCTGTCCGGGATGGAGTTCTCCAACGCGTACGCCATCGCGCCCGAGCACACCTCGGTCACCAAGGCCGCCTTCTACACCTTCGCCACCTTCTTCCACGAGGACGGCACGGTGCTGGAGGGTGCGGCGAGCCAGGGCGGACGCTCGGTCATCGCCCGGGCGCTGCTGGAGGAGAAGGTGTACTGCCGCCTGGACCGCGCCGACGCGGCCGCGCGGGCGGCCATGCGCCTGGCCCAGCCCAACTTCTTCCTCACCTTCGACCGGCTGGGCATCGACCCCTTCACCCAGCGCTTCGCCATCACCCTGATCGCCGAGGGCACCGTGCGCGGCACCGGCGGGATCCGCCTCACCGGTGACGACTGCGCCACCACCGTGCCCGGGCTCTACGCGGCGGGTGACGCCGCCACCCGCGAGCTGATCTGCGGCGGCTTCACCGGCGGCGGCAGCCACAACGCGGCCTGGGCCATCTCCTCCGGCGGCTGGGCGGGGCGGGCGGCGGCGCGCCACGCGCGCTCGCTCTCCGGCGGCGCCCGCACCCGGTGGACCGTCCCGGTGGGTGGCGCCGGGCTGCGCCCGACCGGTACGCCGGGACCGGCCGACGGCTTCCGCGAGGTGGTCGCCGCCGTCCAGGGCGAGGTCCTTCCGTACCGGAAGAACTACCTGCGCCACGGAGACGGCCTCGCGGCCTCCCTGCGGGCGCTGGACGACACCTGGCACCGGCTGCGCGCCACGCTGTACGCCGGTGACGGGGATGCCGTACGGGCCCGGCAGGCCGCGGCGATGGTGGCACACGCCCGCTGGATGTACACCGCGGCGCTCGCCCGCACCGAGACCCGGGGCATGGCCAAGCGGCTCGACTTCCCCGCCCAGGACCCGGGACAGCACCACCGCATCGTGACGGGCGGTCTCGACCGCGTATGGACCCGCCCGGAGCCCCTGACCACCGCACCACGGGAGGTTGCCTGA
- a CDS encoding ABC transporter permease, protein MSPVTGTTTATADHTAPGTPAEAASEPRTTAGPTAPREAPRRAAPLAAVARTAGRRLPGLLLRALTKVAAIAALLAVWETAPRVGLVDRTFLPPFSEVARAWWGLLGDGQLTDNAEASLVRSFAGFGLAVAIGVPLGLLIGRYRLVADLLGPLLEVFRNTAALALLPVFVLLLGIGETSKISIVLYACTWPILLNTISAVRNVDPTLLKLAKSMDLPALRLFQKVILPASVPTIFTGIRLAGASSILVLVAAEMVGAKEGLGYLINTSQYNFAIPQMYAGILTISVIGVAFNQLLVAVERRLSSWRVPVRS, encoded by the coding sequence ATGAGCCCCGTGACCGGGACGACCACCGCGACAGCGGACCACACCGCCCCCGGCACCCCGGCCGAAGCCGCCTCCGAGCCACGTACCACCGCGGGCCCGACGGCACCGCGCGAGGCGCCACGCCGGGCGGCACCGCTGGCGGCCGTGGCCCGGACCGCCGGGCGCAGGCTGCCCGGCCTGCTGCTGCGCGCCCTCACCAAAGTGGCGGCGATCGCCGCCCTCCTGGCCGTATGGGAGACAGCGCCCCGCGTGGGCCTGGTGGACCGCACCTTCCTGCCGCCCTTCAGCGAGGTCGCCCGCGCCTGGTGGGGGCTGCTGGGCGACGGGCAGCTCACCGACAACGCCGAGGCCAGCCTGGTGCGTTCGTTCGCCGGATTCGGTCTGGCCGTCGCCATCGGCGTGCCACTCGGGTTGCTGATCGGCCGCTACCGGCTGGTCGCGGACCTGCTGGGACCGCTGCTCGAAGTGTTTCGCAACACCGCCGCGTTGGCGCTGCTCCCGGTGTTCGTCCTGCTGCTGGGCATCGGTGAGACGTCCAAGATCTCGATCGTGCTCTACGCCTGCACCTGGCCGATCCTGCTCAATACCATCAGCGCGGTGCGCAACGTGGACCCCACGCTGCTGAAGCTGGCGAAGTCCATGGACCTCCCCGCGCTCCGGCTGTTCCAGAAGGTGATCCTGCCCGCCTCCGTACCGACGATCTTCACGGGGATACGGCTGGCCGGGGCCTCTTCCATCCTGGTGCTGGTGGCGGCGGAGATGGTCGGTGCCAAGGAGGGGCTCGGCTATCTGATCAACACGTCCCAGTACAACTTCGCCATTCCGCAGATGTACGCCGGGATCCTCACCATCTCCGTCATCGGCGTGGCCTTCAACCAGCTGCTCGTGGCCGTGGAGCGCCGGCTCAGCTCCTGGCGCGTCCCGGTGCGGAGCTGA
- the speB gene encoding agmatinase, with the protein MTANCPDAPRPVPPQETDATLHFTGPATFGRVPRLDQVGTADIAVVGVPFDAGVSYRPGARFGANAVREASRQLRPYNPALDVYPFHYAQVADAGDITANPHNIDEAVESIEAGADALLSTGAQLMTLGGDHTIALPLLRSVARRHGPVALLHFDAHLDTWDSHFGAQYTHGTPFRRAAEEGILDTSALSHVGTRGSLYSKEDLDEDTKLGFGIVTAADVMRRGVDEVVQQLKERIGKRPLYISVDIDVLDPAHAPGTGTPEAGGLTSRELLEIVRGLTDCYVVSADLVEVAPAYDHAEITAVAASHTAYELITLMSRQIAFFRWMEENKPS; encoded by the coding sequence ATGACCGCGAACTGTCCCGACGCGCCCAGGCCCGTCCCGCCCCAGGAGACGGACGCCACCCTGCACTTCACGGGCCCAGCAACATTCGGCCGCGTCCCCCGCCTGGACCAGGTCGGCACCGCGGACATCGCCGTGGTCGGGGTGCCGTTCGACGCCGGTGTCTCCTACCGGCCCGGGGCCCGCTTCGGGGCGAACGCCGTCCGGGAGGCGTCGCGCCAGCTGCGCCCCTACAATCCGGCCCTGGACGTGTATCCGTTTCACTACGCCCAGGTCGCCGACGCCGGTGACATCACCGCCAATCCGCACAACATCGACGAGGCGGTCGAGAGCATCGAGGCGGGTGCGGACGCTTTGCTGTCCACGGGCGCGCAGCTGATGACACTGGGCGGCGACCACACCATCGCGCTCCCGCTCCTGCGCTCGGTGGCCCGCCGCCACGGCCCGGTGGCACTGCTGCACTTCGACGCGCACCTGGACACCTGGGACTCCCACTTCGGCGCCCAGTACACCCATGGGACTCCGTTCCGCCGCGCGGCCGAGGAGGGCATCCTCGACACCTCCGCACTCTCCCACGTCGGCACCCGCGGCTCGCTGTACAGCAAGGAAGACCTGGACGAGGACACCAAACTGGGCTTCGGGATCGTCACCGCGGCCGATGTGATGCGGCGCGGGGTGGACGAGGTGGTCCAGCAGCTCAAGGAGCGCATCGGCAAACGGCCGCTGTACATCTCCGTGGACATCGATGTGCTGGATCCCGCACACGCCCCCGGCACCGGCACCCCCGAGGCGGGCGGCCTCACCTCACGCGAACTGCTGGAGATCGTGCGCGGGCTCACCGACTGCTATGTGGTCTCCGCCGACCTGGTCGAGGTCGCCCCGGCGTACGACCACGCCGAGATCACCGCCGTGGCCGCCTCGCACACCGCGTATGAGCTGATCACCCTCATGTCCCGGCAGATCGCCTTCTTCCGCTGGATGGAGGAGAACAAGCCGTCGTAG
- a CDS encoding putative leader peptide: protein MRLHVDLRRQASAICAAGR from the coding sequence GTGCGTCTGCACGTCGATCTGCGACGCCAAGCCAGCGCCATCTGTGCCGCCGGCCGTTGA
- a CDS encoding GlxA family transcriptional regulator: MARRAAGPSRTPRASGGVRTVAIVAFDGVQLLDVTGPVEVFTTANHYGADYDVRVVSLAGDAVTTSSGLVISADGAPGTLPRRLGTLLVPGRRDWRSAVADTGLIGLVTDLSTRAKRVASVCAGAFVLAEAGILDGRRAATHWELASQLAAAYPQVRVDGHPVFVRDGQVATSAGITAGIDLSLSLVEEDWGADVARDVARQLVVFMARPGGQAQFSARLTPREPRHPAVRRVMDRVTADPAGGHTLATLADEGGVSVRHLERLFRTEVGMTPGRYVESVRVEAAQTLLADGTGTVEEVARQAGFGSSESLRRVFQHTLGVSPTVYRARFRSTLGDRTR, encoded by the coding sequence ATAGCCCGGCGGGCGGCGGGACCATCGCGGACACCACGGGCGTCCGGTGGTGTCCGCACCGTCGCGATCGTCGCGTTCGACGGGGTGCAGCTGCTGGATGTCACCGGCCCGGTGGAGGTCTTCACCACGGCCAATCACTACGGTGCCGACTACGACGTACGGGTCGTCTCCCTCGCCGGTGACGCCGTCACCACCTCGTCCGGGCTGGTGATCAGTGCCGATGGCGCGCCCGGCACACTGCCGCGACGCCTGGGCACCCTGCTGGTCCCCGGCAGAAGGGACTGGCGCTCGGCGGTGGCCGACACCGGCCTGATCGGGCTGGTGACCGACCTGTCGACGCGGGCGAAGCGTGTGGCGTCCGTGTGCGCGGGGGCCTTCGTCCTGGCCGAGGCCGGCATCCTGGACGGCCGCCGTGCCGCCACGCACTGGGAACTGGCCTCCCAGCTGGCCGCCGCCTATCCGCAGGTGCGGGTGGACGGCCATCCCGTCTTCGTCCGGGACGGTCAGGTGGCCACATCGGCCGGTATCACCGCGGGGATCGACCTTTCGCTGTCCCTGGTCGAGGAGGACTGGGGAGCGGACGTGGCACGCGATGTGGCCAGACAGCTGGTGGTCTTCATGGCCCGCCCGGGCGGGCAGGCGCAGTTCAGCGCGCGGCTGACCCCGCGGGAACCCCGGCATCCGGCGGTGCGCCGGGTGATGGACCGTGTCACCGCGGACCCCGCGGGGGGCCATACGCTCGCCACGCTGGCCGACGAGGGCGGTGTGAGCGTCCGTCACCTTGAGCGGCTGTTTCGCACCGAGGTCGGCATGACCCCCGGCCGTTACGTCGAATCGGTCCGTGTGGAGGCCGCCCAGACCCTGCTCGCCGATGGCACCGGCACGGTCGAGGAGGTGGCGCGGCAGGCGGGGTTCGGCTCCTCGGAGTCGCTGCGCCGGGTCTTTCAGCACACCCTCGGGGTCTCACCGACGGTGTACCGCGCGCGCTTCCGCAGCACTCTCGGCGACCGGACGCGCTGA